One Serinicoccus chungangensis genomic window carries:
- a CDS encoding class I SAM-dependent methyltransferase, with the protein MDHPTTPSSPDRALRRRATHEESVRAGRSWWDSEAELYYQEHGADLGDAELTWGPEGWTERELGLLGDLQGRDVLEVGAGAAQGGRWCAAQGARVVSTDLSSGMLRVAQRIDEGHAGPAPVAYAQCDGARLPFADACVDLVVTAHGVLAFVPDADAVLREWARVVRPGGRVVFSLPHPFRWVFPDAPGPDGLVARYPYATDEAYVEETEDGAATYTEHHRTVGDLVRAVHGAGLVLVDLVEPGWPPGLAREWGGWGPVRGRVVPGTAILVAHRPSTPR; encoded by the coding sequence ATGGACCACCCCACCACGCCGTCCTCCCCCGACCGCGCCCTGCGCCGGCGGGCCACGCACGAGGAGTCCGTCAGGGCGGGTCGGTCCTGGTGGGACTCCGAGGCCGAGCTGTACTACCAGGAGCACGGCGCGGACCTGGGCGACGCCGAGCTCACCTGGGGCCCCGAGGGCTGGACGGAGCGGGAGCTCGGACTGCTCGGCGACCTGCAGGGACGGGACGTCCTGGAGGTCGGGGCGGGCGCGGCGCAGGGCGGACGCTGGTGCGCGGCCCAGGGTGCCCGGGTCGTCAGCACCGACCTCAGCTCGGGGATGCTGCGGGTCGCGCAGCGCATCGACGAGGGGCACGCCGGTCCGGCACCGGTGGCCTACGCCCAGTGCGACGGGGCGAGGCTGCCGTTCGCCGACGCGTGCGTGGACCTCGTGGTCACGGCCCACGGGGTGCTCGCCTTCGTCCCCGACGCGGACGCGGTGCTGCGGGAGTGGGCGCGGGTCGTCCGGCCCGGAGGACGGGTCGTCTTCTCCTTGCCGCACCCGTTCCGGTGGGTCTTCCCCGACGCCCCCGGACCGGACGGTCTCGTGGCCCGCTACCCCTACGCGACCGACGAGGCCTACGTCGAGGAGACCGAGGACGGGGCGGCGACCTACACCGAGCACCACCGCACGGTCGGTGACCTGGTCCGGGCGGTGCACGGGGCCGGCCTCGTGCTGGTGGACCTCGTCGAGCCCGGGTGGCCCCCGGGCCTGGCGCGCGAGTGGGGCGGATGGGGACCGGTCCGGGGGCGGGTCGTGCCGGGGACCGCGATCCTGGTGGCGCACCGGCCCTCGACGCCGAGGTGA
- a CDS encoding ABC transporter ATP-binding protein: MSHEPDSGSREKVLWTEELVAGYIPDVDILRGCTVEVRTGELVGIIGPNGAGKSTLIKAMFGLVPIRSGRVLLQGEDITGRSAHKLVADGLGYVPQNNNVFPSLTVEENLQMGLYLRPKEYAERFREVSDLYPLLADRRAQRAGSLSGGERQVVAMGRALMTGPHVLFLDEPSAGLSPLMQDSVFEAVSRINEAGVSVLMVEQNARQCLDISDRAYVLDQGQDAYTGTGAELARDPKVIELYLGTLARIDG; encoded by the coding sequence ATGAGCCACGAGCCGGACTCCGGCAGCCGGGAGAAGGTCCTGTGGACCGAGGAGCTCGTCGCCGGCTACATCCCCGACGTCGACATCCTGCGAGGGTGCACCGTCGAGGTGCGCACCGGGGAGCTGGTCGGGATCATCGGCCCCAACGGCGCCGGCAAGTCCACCCTCATCAAGGCGATGTTCGGACTGGTGCCCATCCGGTCGGGGCGGGTGCTGCTGCAGGGGGAGGACATCACCGGCCGGTCGGCGCACAAGCTGGTCGCCGACGGACTGGGCTACGTGCCGCAGAACAACAACGTCTTCCCCTCGCTCACCGTGGAGGAGAACCTGCAGATGGGTCTCTACCTGAGACCCAAGGAGTACGCCGAGCGCTTCCGCGAGGTCAGCGACCTCTACCCCCTGCTCGCCGATCGGCGGGCCCAGCGCGCCGGGTCGCTCTCCGGTGGCGAGCGACAGGTGGTCGCCATGGGCCGTGCTCTCATGACCGGCCCGCACGTGCTCTTCCTCGACGAGCCGTCGGCCGGGCTGTCCCCCCTGATGCAGGACTCCGTGTTCGAGGCGGTCTCGCGGATCAACGAGGCGGGCGTGTCGGTGCTCATGGTGGAGCAGAACGCCCGCCAGTGCCTGGACATCTCCGACCGCGCCTACGTGCTCGACCAGGGCCAGGACGCCTACACGGGGACCGGCGCAGAGCTGGCCCGCGACCCCAAGGTCATCGAGCTCTACCTCGGCACCCTGGCCCGCATCGACGGCTGA
- the rpsA gene encoding 30S ribosomal protein S1 codes for MTATTAEKATSQIAVNDIGSEEELLAAIDATIKNFNDGDIVEGVIVKVDRDEVLLDIGYKTEGVIPSRELAIKHDVDPSEVVTVGDEVEALVLQKEDKEGRLILSKKRAQYERAWGSIEQIKEEDGVVTGTVIEVVKGGLILDIGLRGFLPASLVEMRRVRDLQPYVGKEIEAKIIELDKNRNNVVLSRRAWLEQTQSEVRTTFLKELAKGQVRSGVVSSIVNFGAFVDLGGGVDGLVHVSELSWKHIDHPGEVVEVGDEVTVEVLDVDMDRERVSLSLKATLEDPWQTFARTHAIGQVVPGKVTKLVPFGAFVRVEDGIEGLVHISELAERHVELPEQIVTVGAEVFVKVIDIDLERRRISLSLKQANDAVAAEFDPTLYGMAAEYDDQGNYKYPEGFDPETNEWLEGHEEQREKWEKEYADAHARWEAHKAQVEAASEAESDAGVEVAPASTSTSYSSDKAGSDDGAGTLASDEALAALREKLTGN; via the coding sequence ATGACTGCCACCACGGCCGAGAAGGCCACCTCCCAGATCGCTGTCAACGACATCGGCTCTGAGGAGGAACTGCTCGCGGCCATCGACGCCACGATCAAGAACTTCAACGACGGCGACATCGTCGAGGGAGTGATCGTCAAGGTCGACCGCGACGAGGTCCTGCTCGACATCGGCTACAAGACCGAGGGTGTCATCCCCTCCCGTGAGCTCGCCATCAAGCACGACGTCGACCCCTCCGAGGTCGTCACCGTCGGTGACGAGGTCGAGGCCCTGGTCCTCCAGAAGGAGGACAAGGAAGGCCGCCTGATCCTGTCCAAGAAGCGTGCGCAGTACGAGCGCGCCTGGGGCTCGATCGAGCAGATCAAGGAGGAGGACGGCGTCGTCACCGGTACCGTCATCGAGGTCGTCAAGGGCGGCCTCATCCTCGACATCGGTCTGCGTGGCTTCCTGCCCGCCTCTCTCGTCGAGATGCGCCGCGTGCGCGACCTCCAGCCGTACGTCGGCAAGGAGATCGAGGCCAAGATCATCGAGCTGGACAAGAACCGCAACAACGTGGTGCTGTCCCGCCGCGCCTGGCTGGAGCAGACCCAGTCCGAGGTGCGCACCACCTTCCTCAAGGAGCTGGCCAAGGGCCAGGTCCGCTCGGGTGTCGTGAGCAGCATCGTGAACTTCGGTGCGTTCGTCGACCTGGGGGGCGGCGTGGACGGCCTCGTGCACGTCTCCGAGCTCTCCTGGAAGCACATCGACCACCCCGGCGAGGTCGTCGAGGTCGGTGACGAGGTCACCGTCGAGGTCCTGGACGTCGACATGGACCGAGAGCGGGTCTCCCTCTCGCTGAAGGCGACCCTCGAGGACCCGTGGCAGACCTTCGCCCGCACCCACGCGATCGGCCAGGTCGTGCCGGGCAAGGTCACCAAGCTGGTGCCCTTCGGTGCCTTCGTGCGCGTCGAGGACGGCATCGAGGGCCTCGTCCACATCTCCGAGTTGGCCGAGCGCCACGTCGAGCTGCCCGAGCAGATCGTCACCGTCGGCGCCGAGGTGTTCGTCAAGGTCATCGACATCGACCTGGAGCGCCGCCGGATCTCGCTGTCGCTCAAGCAGGCCAACGACGCGGTGGCCGCGGAGTTCGACCCGACGCTGTACGGCATGGCCGCCGAGTACGACGACCAGGGCAACTACAAGTACCCGGAGGGCTTCGACCCCGAGACCAACGAGTGGCTCGAGGGGCACGAGGAGCAGCGCGAGAAGTGGGAGAAGGAGTACGCCGACGCCCACGCCCGCTGGGAGGCCCACAAGGCCCAGGTGGAGGCCGCCTCCGAGGCCGAGTCCGACGCGGGTGTCGAGGTCGCCCCGGCGTCCACGTCCACGTCCTACTCCTCGGACAAGGCCGGCTCCGACGACGGCGCCGGCACCCTCGCCTCCGACGAGGCGCTCGCCGCGCTGCGGGAGAAGCTCACGGGCAACTGA
- a CDS encoding ABC transporter ATP-binding protein, which translates to MSDDTHEDLLGQRESVHEHERQREEEPSVGARRAAAALAGVANVPGVAKPDAILVASDMSRHFGGVRAVEVEHLEIQRGTITALIGPNGAGKSTFFNLITGFDRPTSGRWSFDGRDISGAPSFRIARHGMVRTFQLTKALTRLTSLENLMLGATGQRGERLLTSLLRPSWAGQEATIRTRAEELLGRFNLSHMRDEFAGTMSGGQRKLLEMARALMVEPDMILLDEPMAGVNPALTQSLLGHIEALRDEGMTIVLVEHDMDVIMSISDWVVCFAQGKVIAEGRPDDIRKDAAVIDAYLGTHRSLQQEDPS; encoded by the coding sequence ATGTCCGATGACACGCACGAGGACCTCCTCGGCCAGCGGGAGTCCGTGCACGAGCACGAGCGGCAGCGGGAGGAGGAGCCCTCGGTGGGTGCCCGGCGGGCGGCCGCGGCTCTCGCGGGGGTGGCCAACGTCCCCGGGGTCGCGAAGCCGGACGCCATCCTCGTCGCGAGCGACATGTCCCGGCACTTCGGCGGCGTCCGGGCGGTCGAGGTGGAGCACCTCGAGATCCAGCGCGGCACCATCACCGCTCTCATCGGCCCCAACGGTGCCGGGAAGTCCACCTTCTTCAACCTCATCACCGGCTTCGACCGGCCGACCTCGGGCCGGTGGTCCTTCGACGGCCGGGACATCAGCGGTGCCCCGTCCTTCCGCATCGCCCGGCACGGCATGGTGCGGACCTTCCAGCTGACCAAGGCGCTCACCAGGCTCACCAGCCTGGAGAACCTCATGCTGGGGGCCACGGGCCAGCGTGGTGAGCGCCTGCTCACCTCGTTGCTGCGCCCGTCCTGGGCCGGCCAGGAGGCGACGATCCGGACCCGGGCGGAGGAGCTGCTCGGCCGGTTCAACCTCAGCCACATGCGCGACGAGTTCGCCGGGACCATGTCCGGGGGGCAGCGCAAGCTCCTGGAGATGGCGCGAGCGCTCATGGTCGAACCGGACATGATCCTGCTCGACGAGCCCATGGCCGGGGTGAACCCGGCCCTCACCCAGTCGCTCCTGGGCCACATCGAGGCCCTGCGCGACGAGGGGATGACCATCGTCCTGGTCGAGCACGACATGGACGTCATCATGTCGATCAGCGACTGGGTGGTCTGCTTCGCCCAGGGCAAGGTCATCGCCGAGGGCCGACCCGACGACATCCGCAAGGACGCCGCCGTCATCGACGCCTACCTCGGCACCCACCGCTCGCTCCAGCAGGAGGACCCGTCATGA
- a CDS encoding ABC transporter substrate-binding protein produces MRVKTHLRSVAALSALALLAACGGDTADEPAADETSAEDTAAEEDEGDGSSEESSETEEEAAGGDGNTSDTFTFGYVLPETGQLAFLGPPQIEALGLAIEDINAAGGVLGQEVPAPVAGDEAGQEAAAQQAADRILAEQPSAIVGAAASGMSLAIIDRVTGANVMQCSGSNTAPTFTDYEDDGLYIRTAPSDALQGPVLANTIVNDGYSNIAIVARADDYGSGLAEATATALENAGATVALNETYDPLAREFNAVVSSVEAAEPDAVVVIAFEEGGQILQGMFEAGLTPDAVGVYGADGLRSADLGSIVNESDPSVIAGMKGTAPASADNPDFISRLQEFAPDLEETQFAPQVYDCAVTMALAAEAAGSVNAADFKAEVNGITSEGTECTSYEECLGLLADGEDIDYNGASGPLDFTDAGEPGTATIEVYEFDDAGELQSLETVEANPVE; encoded by the coding sequence ATGCGTGTGAAGACGCACCTGAGGAGCGTGGCCGCCCTGTCGGCCCTGGCGCTGCTCGCAGCCTGCGGTGGCGACACCGCCGACGAGCCCGCCGCCGACGAGACCTCCGCGGAGGACACCGCCGCGGAGGAGGACGAGGGAGACGGGTCCTCGGAGGAGTCGTCGGAGACCGAGGAGGAGGCCGCCGGTGGCGACGGCAACACCTCGGACACCTTCACCTTCGGCTACGTGCTCCCGGAGACCGGGCAGCTGGCCTTCCTCGGACCGCCCCAGATCGAGGCCCTCGGGCTCGCGATCGAGGACATCAACGCGGCCGGTGGCGTTCTCGGCCAGGAGGTCCCCGCCCCCGTGGCCGGTGACGAGGCAGGGCAGGAGGCTGCCGCGCAGCAGGCCGCGGACCGCATCCTCGCCGAGCAGCCCAGCGCCATCGTCGGCGCAGCCGCGTCCGGCATGTCCCTCGCGATCATCGACCGGGTCACCGGGGCCAACGTCATGCAGTGCTCCGGCTCCAACACCGCCCCGACGTTCACCGACTACGAGGACGACGGGCTCTACATCCGCACCGCGCCCTCGGACGCGCTGCAGGGACCGGTGCTCGCCAACACCATCGTCAACGACGGCTACAGCAACATCGCCATCGTCGCCCGTGCGGACGACTACGGCTCCGGCCTCGCCGAGGCCACCGCGACCGCGCTGGAGAACGCCGGTGCCACGGTGGCGCTCAACGAGACCTACGACCCGCTGGCCCGGGAGTTCAACGCCGTGGTCTCGTCGGTGGAGGCCGCCGAGCCGGACGCCGTGGTCGTCATCGCGTTCGAGGAGGGCGGCCAGATCCTCCAGGGGATGTTCGAGGCCGGCCTGACGCCGGACGCCGTCGGCGTCTACGGCGCCGACGGTCTGCGCTCGGCCGACCTCGGCAGCATCGTCAACGAGTCCGACCCGAGCGTCATCGCGGGGATGAAGGGCACGGCACCGGCCTCGGCCGACAACCCGGACTTCATCTCGCGGCTGCAGGAGTTCGCCCCCGACCTGGAGGAGACCCAGTTCGCCCCGCAGGTCTACGACTGCGCCGTCACCATGGCCCTGGCGGCCGAGGCGGCCGGCTCGGTCAACGCGGCCGACTTCAAGGCCGAGGTCAACGGGATCACGAGCGAGGGCACCGAGTGCACCTCCTACGAGGAGTGCCTGGGCCTGCTGGCCGACGGCGAGGACATCGACTACAACGGTGCCAGCGGTCCGCTGGACTTCACCGACGCCGGTGAGCCCGGGACCGCCACCATCGAGGTCTACGAGTTCGACGACGCCGGTGAGCTGCAGTCGCTCGAGACGGTCGAGGCCAACCCGGTCGAGTGA